From the Streptomyces pluripotens genome, one window contains:
- a CDS encoding peptidoglycan-binding domain-containing protein — translation MRKKLAAATTGLLLITGLGVGVGSATSASAVTRGNYCGIYTLAEPEVSYGDRGDAVKAVQCALNRSVRGVNLAEDGIFGGLTYNAVVKFQGCAGLAKDGIVGPKTWRQLDNWSDWDTKAFWIC, via the coding sequence ATGCGCAAGAAGCTCGCCGCCGCCACCACCGGACTCCTGCTGATCACCGGCCTCGGCGTCGGCGTCGGCAGTGCGACCAGTGCCTCCGCCGTCACCCGGGGCAACTACTGCGGCATCTACACCCTCGCCGAGCCCGAGGTGAGCTACGGCGACAGGGGCGACGCCGTCAAGGCGGTCCAGTGCGCGCTGAACCGCAGCGTGCGGGGCGTGAACCTGGCCGAGGACGGCATCTTCGGCGGATTGACCTACAACGCGGTCGTCAAGTTCCAGGGATGCGCCGGCCTCGCCAAGGACGGCATCGTCGGCCCGAAGACGTGGCGACAGCTGGACAACTGGAGCGACTGGGACACCAAGGCGTTCTGGATCTGCTGA
- a CDS encoding MurR/RpiR family transcriptional regulator, with protein MTQDMKETFGGPGGSLAAKVRTLSPSLTRSMQRVAEAVASDPAGCAALTVTGLAELTGTSEATVVRTARLLGYPGYRHLRLALAGLAAQQQAGRAPAITTDIAVDDPIADVVAKLAYEEQQTLADTAAGLDTVQLGAAVTALAAARRTDVYGIGASGLVAQDLTQKLLRIGLMAHAPGDPHLAVTNAVQLRPGDVAIAITHSGSTGDVIEPLRTAFGHGATTVAVTGRPDSPVTQYADHVLATSTSRETELRPAAMSSRTSQLLVVDCLFVGVAQRTYETAAPALAASYEALAHRHRSTPR; from the coding sequence GTGACCCAGGACATGAAGGAAACTTTCGGCGGTCCGGGTGGCTCCCTCGCCGCCAAGGTGCGCACGCTCTCCCCTTCCCTGACCAGGTCCATGCAACGTGTCGCCGAGGCCGTCGCCAGCGACCCGGCCGGCTGTGCCGCCCTCACGGTCACCGGCCTCGCCGAACTGACCGGCACCAGCGAGGCCACGGTCGTCCGTACCGCCCGCCTCCTCGGTTACCCGGGCTACCGCCACCTGCGACTCGCCCTCGCCGGCCTCGCCGCCCAGCAACAGGCCGGGCGCGCTCCCGCGATCACCACCGACATCGCGGTGGACGACCCGATCGCCGACGTCGTCGCCAAGCTGGCCTACGAGGAGCAGCAGACCCTCGCCGACACGGCCGCCGGGCTCGACACCGTTCAGCTGGGCGCGGCCGTCACCGCGCTGGCCGCCGCCCGCCGGACCGATGTGTACGGCATAGGGGCGTCCGGACTCGTCGCCCAGGACCTCACCCAGAAGCTGCTGCGCATAGGCCTCATGGCGCACGCGCCCGGCGACCCACACCTCGCCGTCACCAACGCGGTGCAGCTCCGCCCGGGCGACGTGGCGATCGCGATCACGCACTCCGGCTCGACGGGGGACGTCATCGAGCCGCTGCGGACCGCCTTCGGACACGGGGCCACCACGGTGGCCGTCACCGGCCGGCCGGACTCTCCGGTCACCCAGTACGCCGACCACGTGCTGGCCACGTCCACCTCACGGGAGACCGAGCTGCGGCCGGCCGCGATGTCCTCGCGGACGAGTCAACTACTCGTGGTGGACTGCCTGTTCGTGGGAGTGGCCCAGCGGACGTACGAGACGGCGGCGCCGGCGCTGGCCGCCTCGTACGAGGCGCTGGCCCATCGGCATCGCAGCACACCCAGGTGA
- a CDS encoding helix-turn-helix domain-containing protein produces the protein MSGIDLSASPPSPDPAVRLRSELLSQKQRSGLSYARISALTHYSKSSWERWINGKQFPPRSAVESFARAARTDAGPLLELWDQAELIRAAGPEPAEPSVPASGRAPAASRNGGPVAGPAEEPAPAEAEAAVPEPAEADTAAVPDAPGPEADTTEADTTGPAAGPGIARRLGLRRPSYLVAAAAAVCAVVAASGFAIVHYSSDRSEGSTDDTGRQAGATPSAVHTAPVNCTQAGCTGKDPMTMGCSRDGQTLALTRNENMVIELRYSKACGASWGRITYAEPKAVVDVNNSIGATEATPVHWGNDVYSPMAELSGNQTAWACGTQPDGQSRTCTVHSPVPSAS, from the coding sequence GTGAGCGGCATAGATCTCTCCGCATCCCCACCTTCGCCGGACCCCGCTGTCAGGCTGCGCTCGGAGCTGCTTTCGCAGAAGCAGCGGTCCGGGCTCAGCTACGCCCGGATCAGCGCGCTCACCCATTACTCGAAATCGTCCTGGGAACGCTGGATCAACGGAAAGCAGTTCCCGCCCCGCAGCGCGGTGGAGAGCTTCGCCCGAGCCGCGCGGACGGACGCCGGGCCGCTGCTGGAGCTGTGGGACCAGGCCGAGCTGATACGTGCCGCCGGTCCGGAGCCAGCCGAACCCTCCGTCCCCGCGTCCGGGCGGGCTCCGGCGGCAAGCAGGAACGGGGGCCCGGTGGCCGGCCCGGCGGAGGAGCCGGCGCCGGCCGAGGCCGAGGCGGCCGTACCGGAGCCCGCCGAGGCCGACACGGCAGCCGTACCCGACGCACCCGGGCCCGAGGCAGACACGACCGAGGCAGACACGACAGGTCCGGCAGCCGGACCGGGGATCGCGCGGCGCCTGGGACTTCGCCGGCCCTCGTACCTGGTCGCGGCAGCGGCCGCGGTGTGCGCCGTCGTCGCAGCGTCCGGTTTCGCGATCGTCCACTACTCCTCGGACCGTTCCGAGGGCAGCACGGACGACACCGGCCGTCAGGCGGGCGCGACCCCCTCGGCCGTGCACACCGCCCCGGTCAACTGCACCCAGGCCGGCTGCACGGGCAAGGACCCGATGACCATGGGATGCTCCCGGGACGGACAGACGCTTGCCCTGACCCGCAACGAGAACATGGTGATCGAACTCCGTTACAGCAAGGCATGCGGGGCCTCATGGGGGCGGATCACCTACGCGGAGCCGAAAGCGGTCGTCGACGTGAACAACTCCATCGGCGCCACCGAGGCCACCCCGGTGCACTGGGGCAACGACGTCTACTCCCCGATGGCCGAGCTGAGCGGGAACCAGACCGCATGGGCGTGCGGAACCCAGCCGGACGGACAGAGCCGGACCTGTACCGTGCACAGCCCCGTGCCGTCCGCGAGCTGA
- a CDS encoding DUF4031 domain-containing protein, which yields MTVYIDPPTWPGHGRLWSHLVSDVSYDELRLFADGLGLPRRAFERDHYDLPSHRYADAVAAGAVEVGSREVVRLLRASGLRRPKGRNPF from the coding sequence GTGACGGTGTACATCGACCCGCCCACCTGGCCAGGGCACGGCCGTCTGTGGTCGCACCTGGTCAGCGATGTGTCGTACGACGAGCTGCGCCTGTTCGCCGACGGGTTGGGCCTGCCCCGGCGTGCCTTCGAGCGTGACCACTACGACCTTCCGTCGCACCGGTACGCGGACGCGGTGGCCGCGGGGGCGGTGGAGGTCGGCAGCCGCGAGGTGGTGCGGCTGCTGCGGGCGTCGGGGCTGCGCCGCCCGAAGGGGCGGAACCCCTTCTGA
- a CDS encoding peptidoglycan-binding domain-containing protein, whose protein sequence is MTRTNGQATRRRAGTAASVLVAAAVLAGGTAAPAQASWSGELQTCKDRYGSEYYLGWDIPTVVLARGSTGVCVRELQEELVEAGAVATADEPGFVDGVFGPKTYSAVVTYQLRHTVTGGADGVVGRYTWHNLISHVYFE, encoded by the coding sequence ATGACCAGAACGAACGGGCAGGCCACCCGCAGGCGCGCTGGCACCGCCGCCTCGGTGCTCGTCGCGGCGGCGGTGCTGGCGGGCGGGACCGCGGCACCCGCCCAGGCCAGCTGGTCCGGCGAGCTGCAGACGTGCAAGGACCGGTACGGTTCCGAGTACTACCTGGGCTGGGACATCCCCACTGTGGTGCTCGCCCGGGGCTCGACCGGGGTGTGTGTACGGGAGCTGCAGGAGGAGCTGGTCGAGGCGGGTGCAGTGGCCACCGCCGATGAACCGGGTTTCGTCGACGGTGTCTTCGGGCCCAAGACGTACAGCGCGGTCGTGACCTATCAGCTCCGGCACACGGTGACCGGCGGCGCCGACGGCGTCGTGGGGCGGTACACCTGGCACAACCTGATCTCCCACGTCTACTTCGAGTAG
- a CDS encoding peptidoglycan-binding domain-containing protein — protein sequence MTGIRPLKCLSALSLALTAAGSLLLSAPAAHAGDYLDSCLNAVGTRTSPNGYWTIPARNFSQGSSGVCVKEIQFDVASTVGLDPADENGFVDGLFGPKTDSYVRRFQKANGLQVDGIVGPQTWQRLVQQTTD from the coding sequence ATGACCGGAATCCGTCCCCTCAAGTGCCTGTCCGCCCTCTCGCTCGCGCTGACCGCGGCCGGCTCACTGCTGCTCTCGGCGCCCGCGGCCCACGCCGGCGACTACCTCGACTCCTGCCTGAACGCCGTCGGCACGCGCACCTCCCCGAACGGCTACTGGACCATTCCCGCCCGCAACTTCTCCCAGGGCTCGTCGGGAGTGTGCGTGAAGGAGATCCAGTTCGACGTCGCCTCCACCGTCGGGCTCGACCCGGCCGACGAAAACGGATTCGTCGACGGCCTGTTCGGCCCCAAGACCGACTCGTACGTGCGCCGGTTCCAGAAGGCCAACGGTCTGCAGGTCGACGGCATCGTCGGCCCGCAGACCTGGCAGAGGCTCGTCCAGCAGACGACGGACTGA
- the murQ gene encoding N-acetylmuramic acid 6-phosphate etherase, protein MTSHDTAQGRLPELASLTTEAFRPELAGIDRLPTHDIARLMNGEDAGVPAAVASQLPRIARAIDATAERMARGGRLIYAGAGTAGRLGVLDASECPPTFNTRPDQVVGLIAGGPTAMVASVEGAEDSGELAHRDLDALKLTPDDTVVGISASGRTPYAIGAVEHARALGALTIGLACNERSALAAAAEHGIEIVVGPELITGSTRLKAGTAQKLVLNMLSTITMIRLGKTYGNLMVDVRASNDKLRARARRIVSLATGADDVEIEKVLTETGGEVKNAILAILADVDGPTAARLLEESGGHLRAALAHPAG, encoded by the coding sequence ATGACCTCGCACGACACCGCCCAGGGCCGACTGCCCGAGTTGGCCTCGCTGACCACCGAAGCCTTCCGCCCCGAACTCGCTGGCATCGACCGCCTGCCCACCCACGACATCGCCCGCCTGATGAACGGCGAGGACGCCGGTGTACCCGCCGCGGTCGCGAGTCAGCTCCCGCGGATCGCCCGCGCCATCGACGCCACGGCGGAGCGGATGGCACGCGGCGGGCGCCTGATCTACGCCGGTGCGGGCACCGCGGGCCGCCTCGGTGTACTGGACGCCTCCGAGTGCCCGCCCACCTTCAACACCCGACCCGACCAGGTCGTCGGCCTGATCGCAGGCGGGCCGACGGCCATGGTCGCCTCGGTGGAGGGCGCGGAGGACTCCGGGGAACTGGCCCACCGAGACCTGGACGCCCTCAAGCTCACCCCGGACGACACGGTGGTCGGCATCTCGGCCTCCGGCCGCACCCCCTACGCCATCGGTGCCGTCGAGCACGCCCGCGCCCTCGGCGCCCTGACCATCGGCCTGGCCTGCAACGAGCGCAGTGCGCTCGCCGCCGCCGCCGAACACGGCATCGAGATCGTCGTCGGCCCGGAGCTGATCACCGGCTCAACCCGACTGAAGGCGGGCACGGCCCAGAAACTCGTCCTGAACATGCTGTCGACCATCACGATGATCAGGCTCGGCAAGACCTACGGAAACCTGATGGTCGACGTGCGCGCCTCCAACGACAAACTCCGCGCCCGCGCCCGCCGCATCGTATCCCTGGCCACGGGCGCGGACGACGTGGAGATCGAGAAGGTCCTCACCGAGACCGGCGGCGAGGTGAAGAACGCGATCCTGGCGATCCTCGCCGACGTCGACGGCCCGACAGCAGCCCGCCTTCTGGAGGAGTCCGGCGGCCATCTGCGCGCCGCACTGGCGCACCCGGCCGGCTGA
- a CDS encoding PTS transporter subunit EIIC, translating to MRNDPAPTTTTVLELVGGPANVTSVDHCMTRLRLGLADPSAVDEPALRALPGVLGVVATADAGAVWQIVLGPGVVEEVTAAVRARVAERPAGTHTEPDLAAEGARLKAELRQRNATPAKTALRRIAAVFVPLIPALIGCGVLAGLNGLLLNAGLLPFLTPAVSAVASAFMALIAVFVGHNTAKEFGGTPVLGAAVAAVVVYPGVAQVTVFGAHLAPGQGGVLGALAAALLATRVEKGCRGRVPGALDVLLTPTVTVLVSGLVTLYGLMYAAGAVAAAIGSAANWLLETAGAAAGLVLGGLFLPLVMLGLHQALIPIHATLIEQQGYTALLPLLAMAGAGQVGAALAVYVRLRHDVCLRTTIRSALPAGLLGVGEPLIYGVSLPLGRPFLTACAGGAAGGAFVGFFAMLGTEVGATAIGPSGWALFPLLTGSRGPGWAAAVYAGGLLTGYAVGFAATYLFGLPRRARVAAPA from the coding sequence GTGCGCAACGACCCCGCCCCCACCACGACCACCGTCCTCGAACTGGTCGGCGGCCCGGCCAACGTCACCTCCGTGGACCACTGCATGACCCGGCTCCGGCTGGGCCTCGCCGACCCCTCGGCAGTGGACGAGCCGGCGTTGCGGGCCCTGCCCGGGGTGCTGGGGGTGGTGGCGACGGCGGATGCCGGGGCCGTCTGGCAGATCGTGCTCGGTCCGGGGGTGGTCGAGGAAGTCACGGCAGCGGTGCGGGCACGGGTTGCCGAGCGGCCGGCCGGTACGCACACCGAACCGGACCTGGCCGCCGAAGGCGCCCGCCTGAAGGCGGAACTGCGGCAGCGCAACGCCACCCCCGCCAAGACCGCACTGCGCCGGATCGCCGCCGTCTTCGTCCCGCTCATCCCCGCGCTGATCGGCTGCGGCGTCCTCGCCGGACTCAACGGCCTGCTGCTGAATGCCGGATTGCTGCCCTTCCTGACCCCCGCCGTGTCCGCCGTCGCGTCCGCCTTCATGGCGCTGATCGCGGTGTTCGTCGGCCACAACACGGCGAAGGAGTTCGGCGGCACACCCGTGCTGGGCGCGGCGGTGGCGGCCGTCGTCGTATACCCGGGCGTGGCGCAGGTGACGGTGTTCGGGGCGCACCTGGCCCCCGGGCAGGGCGGAGTGCTCGGCGCGCTCGCGGCAGCGCTGCTGGCCACCCGGGTGGAGAAGGGGTGCCGGGGCCGGGTCCCGGGCGCGCTGGACGTCCTCCTCACCCCCACGGTCACGGTCCTCGTGTCCGGCCTGGTGACGCTGTACGGCCTGATGTACGCGGCCGGGGCGGTGGCCGCCGCGATCGGCTCGGCGGCGAACTGGCTCCTGGAGACGGCGGGAGCCGCCGCCGGACTCGTACTCGGTGGCCTGTTCCTCCCCCTGGTCATGCTGGGCCTGCACCAGGCCCTCATCCCCATCCACGCCACCCTCATCGAGCAGCAGGGCTACACGGCCCTGCTCCCCCTGCTGGCCATGGCGGGTGCGGGCCAGGTCGGCGCGGCCCTCGCGGTGTACGTCCGCCTGCGCCACGACGTCTGCCTGCGTACGACGATCAGGTCAGCCCTGCCCGCGGGACTGCTGGGCGTCGGCGAACCCCTGATCTACGGCGTCTCCCTGCCGCTCGGCCGACCGTTCCTGACCGCCTGCGCGGGCGGCGCGGCGGGCGGGGCGTTCGTCGGCTTCTTCGCGATGCTGGGCACCGAGGTAGGCGCCACGGCGATCGGCCCGTCGGGCTGGGCGCTGTTCCCCCTGCTGACGGGGAGCAGGGGGCCGGGATGGGCGGCGGCCGTCTACGCGGGCGGTCTCCTCACCGGTTATGCGGTGGGTTTCGCGGCGACGTACCTCTTCGGGCTCCCGCGCCGCGCCCGGGTGGCCGCACCCGCGTGA
- a CDS encoding peptidoglycan-binding domain-containing protein, whose protein sequence is MSRSLVAFAAAAALALGATLAGAGTASAARNYQYCGITYSAAEPQLGYGSTGAAVKALQCQLNFVMAGPALKVDGIFGGLTYNAVVKFQGCTGLDKDGIVGPKTWGELDVNTDLPLDLRHVC, encoded by the coding sequence ATGTCCAGAAGTCTCGTCGCTTTCGCCGCCGCGGCAGCCCTGGCCCTCGGCGCGACTCTGGCCGGCGCCGGTACCGCCTCCGCAGCCCGCAACTACCAGTACTGCGGCATCACCTACAGCGCCGCCGAGCCGCAGCTCGGCTACGGCTCCACCGGGGCCGCGGTGAAGGCCCTCCAGTGCCAGCTCAACTTCGTCATGGCCGGCCCCGCCCTCAAGGTGGACGGCATCTTCGGCGGACTGACCTACAACGCGGTCGTCAAGTTCCAGGGATGCACCGGCCTCGACAAGGACGGCATCGTCGGCCCGAAGACCTGGGGCGAGCTGGATGTGAACACCGACCTCCCGCTCGACCTGCGGCACGTCTGCTGA
- a CDS encoding DUF6571 family protein, which translates to MPTYHEILTTDLSTLTTAAERWDGMAKELNKQETAYRRDVHGITLRPTFVGESQQAANARFGVRLAEFQSAQTEAKAIASLLRDAHTQFVDLRKKLQSACEDAIATGMKVSDQGVVSYDTEKMSHGERMAYVHDPSYQDSIHKDVASWQARIDRCVKDVDDADKGVEVAFTAVVKGSGMGDSMVPGFNSEAQGDIEKYEAQEADDIARRVAKGEKVSATDLAELRRAFRDNKGDKAFSQTFLNGLGPDTTIKFTNELNHLAYSSDKSHENVYMDLQSSLADTVANATQVPGSVADMPPGSPKFKAWLDSADGAFYRQWTQGLEEYGTQNYGSKSNPLCGYQSFVSMMQHSDTKYDDQFLYQMGDDLIAAEKTHSGLFTEWGPGHDGIRADALDGLLAMMSQNPDAATHFLDPAGNGSGADHVGNDHLHYLLNTRHWPKHVLDGMGYSEIDGPLNRTGLGAALEAAATGHLPLEDGQDPWPDMPHSDAQARVMHDVIEELKPSSGNDAPVPGNLRKPLANALAQYTNDTHEILGGMSADYVSHATGDGYFDSGGTAHMAVSEKDLVQVMRGMSEDPDAYATLHKAEARYMNEELNKIPAGETDFEKTGPLGKAGAALGAYTAIREDVINDGRMDGYSAADWKSKIAYHVIGGILTPMTIPTTAGGSIVVGDVLQRGVDTWAWQWDNDMKAGVDARADAEVADNYLDANNQAALMVDGWAHGRSDIDPDSTAGRDRIDAFKNAMLNGHDRGANTAEKYL; encoded by the coding sequence ATGCCGACGTACCACGAGATCCTGACGACTGACCTGTCCACACTCACCACGGCCGCCGAGCGCTGGGACGGCATGGCGAAGGAACTCAACAAGCAGGAGACCGCGTACCGGCGGGACGTGCACGGCATCACTCTGCGTCCGACGTTCGTGGGGGAGAGCCAGCAAGCCGCCAACGCGCGCTTTGGGGTGCGGCTAGCAGAGTTCCAGAGCGCCCAGACCGAAGCCAAGGCGATCGCCTCACTCCTGCGTGACGCGCACACCCAGTTCGTGGACCTGCGTAAGAAGCTGCAGTCGGCCTGCGAGGACGCGATTGCCACAGGCATGAAGGTGTCGGATCAGGGCGTGGTCTCGTACGACACCGAGAAGATGAGCCACGGCGAACGTATGGCCTATGTGCACGACCCCTCCTACCAGGACAGCATCCACAAGGATGTCGCTTCCTGGCAGGCCCGCATCGACCGGTGCGTGAAGGACGTGGACGACGCTGACAAGGGCGTTGAGGTCGCCTTCACCGCCGTCGTGAAGGGTTCCGGCATGGGCGACAGCATGGTCCCCGGCTTCAACAGCGAGGCTCAGGGTGACATCGAGAAGTACGAGGCCCAGGAGGCTGACGACATCGCCCGGCGCGTCGCCAAGGGTGAAAAGGTCTCCGCCACCGACCTCGCTGAACTGCGCCGCGCTTTTCGGGACAACAAGGGGGACAAGGCATTCAGCCAGACGTTCCTGAACGGGTTGGGGCCGGACACCACGATCAAGTTCACCAACGAGCTGAATCATCTGGCCTACTCCTCTGACAAGAGCCACGAGAACGTGTACATGGACCTGCAGAGCTCGCTGGCCGACACGGTCGCCAACGCCACGCAAGTGCCGGGCTCGGTTGCTGACATGCCGCCGGGCTCACCGAAGTTCAAGGCGTGGCTTGACAGCGCCGACGGAGCGTTCTATCGGCAGTGGACGCAGGGGCTTGAGGAGTACGGCACCCAGAACTACGGCTCCAAGTCGAATCCGCTCTGCGGCTACCAGTCGTTCGTCAGCATGATGCAGCACAGCGACACCAAGTACGACGACCAGTTCCTGTACCAGATGGGCGACGACCTGATCGCCGCCGAGAAGACACACTCGGGCCTGTTCACCGAATGGGGACCAGGCCACGACGGCATCCGTGCCGACGCGCTCGACGGGCTTCTCGCCATGATGAGCCAGAACCCAGATGCCGCGACCCATTTCCTCGATCCGGCCGGCAACGGCAGCGGCGCCGATCACGTCGGCAACGATCATTTGCACTACCTGCTCAACACCCGGCACTGGCCGAAGCACGTGCTCGACGGCATGGGTTATTCGGAGATCGACGGCCCCCTGAACCGCACGGGCTTGGGTGCGGCGCTGGAGGCCGCGGCAACGGGACACCTCCCCCTCGAAGACGGCCAGGATCCCTGGCCCGATATGCCGCACAGCGATGCCCAGGCACGCGTCATGCACGACGTCATCGAAGAACTCAAGCCGAGTTCGGGTAATGACGCGCCCGTACCCGGGAACCTGCGCAAGCCGCTGGCGAACGCCCTGGCCCAGTACACGAACGACACGCACGAGATCCTGGGCGGCATGAGCGCCGACTACGTGAGCCATGCAACGGGGGACGGGTACTTCGACAGCGGGGGCACGGCGCACATGGCTGTGTCTGAGAAGGACCTGGTACAGGTCATGCGAGGGATGTCCGAGGACCCCGACGCCTACGCGACGCTGCACAAGGCCGAGGCCCGGTACATGAACGAGGAACTGAACAAGATTCCGGCGGGCGAGACCGACTTCGAGAAGACCGGACCCCTGGGCAAAGCGGGCGCTGCGCTGGGCGCGTATACCGCCATCCGAGAGGACGTGATCAACGACGGGCGCATGGACGGCTACAGTGCAGCCGACTGGAAGTCGAAGATCGCCTACCACGTCATCGGCGGCATTCTTACCCCCATGACGATTCCCACAACAGCAGGTGGCTCCATCGTGGTCGGTGACGTGCTCCAGCGAGGCGTGGACACATGGGCGTGGCAGTGGGACAACGACATGAAGGCAGGGGTGGACGCCCGTGCCGATGCCGAGGTCGCGGACAACTACCTTGACGCCAACAACCAGGCGGCTCTGATGGTCGACGGGTGGGCACACGGCCGCTCGGACATCGACCCCGACTCCACAGCCGGCAGGGACCGGATCGACGCGTTCAAGAACGCGATGCTCAACGGTCACGACAGAGGAGCGAACACGGCCGAGAAGTACCTCTGA
- a CDS encoding peptidoglycan-binding protein: MSTTTLRTPRRVDGTRVISMALTLAAILVGLLGAAVPQAHAADVQLLQRDLAGLSYAPLSGVDGIYGSQTTDSVRHFQRDNGLAVDGDAGPATMAALTAKVKQVQSKAGTSADGDYGPATLSAVRAYQSAHRLEVDGIAGPQTMGAMNIDRITSSGTGASSDTKLLQRNLVGLGYLASGGVDGIYGPATKDAVLSFQSDNGLEVDGIAGPQTNAALTAKVKQVQSKAGTSADGDYGPATLSAVRAYQSAHRLEVDGIAGPQTMASMGIARELGGGSSGGESGGSPSTPPLSGSIRDKIVQAARSQLGVHEWNNNCNPYGPCEPWCALFASWTWRQAGINFHTAFSGDFYYYGRNHGTLHSGLSNPQPGDAIVFGSGPQSPSTSTHVGIIEKAYADGTVDTIEGNASDQVMRRHFNPATRGAYAIVSPSGA; this comes from the coding sequence GTGTCCACAACGACCCTTCGCACGCCCAGACGTGTGGACGGCACCCGCGTCATCTCGATGGCGCTCACCCTCGCCGCGATACTGGTCGGCCTGCTCGGCGCGGCGGTGCCGCAGGCCCACGCGGCTGACGTACAACTGCTCCAACGCGACCTCGCCGGCCTCAGCTACGCCCCGCTCAGCGGTGTCGACGGCATCTACGGCTCCCAGACCACCGACTCGGTGCGCCACTTCCAGCGCGACAACGGCCTGGCAGTGGACGGTGACGCCGGTCCCGCCACCATGGCCGCGCTCACCGCGAAGGTGAAGCAGGTGCAGAGCAAGGCAGGGACTTCCGCCGACGGCGACTACGGCCCCGCCACCCTCAGCGCGGTGAGGGCCTACCAGAGCGCACACCGCCTGGAGGTCGACGGCATCGCCGGCCCGCAGACCATGGGCGCGATGAACATCGACCGCATCACCTCCAGCGGCACCGGTGCCAGCAGCGACACCAAGCTGCTGCAGCGCAACCTGGTGGGTCTCGGCTACCTGGCCTCCGGTGGCGTGGACGGCATCTACGGTCCGGCCACCAAGGACGCGGTGCTGTCCTTCCAGAGCGACAACGGTCTGGAGGTCGACGGCATCGCCGGCCCGCAGACCAACGCCGCGCTCACCGCGAAGGTGAAGCAGGTGCAGAGCAAGGCAGGGACTTCCGCCGACGGCGACTACGGCCCCGCCACCCTCAGCGCGGTGAGGGCCTACCAGAGCGCACACCGCCTGGAGGTCGACGGCATCGCCGGCCCGCAGACCATGGCCTCCATGGGGATCGCCCGTGAACTCGGCGGCGGCAGCTCGGGGGGCGAGAGCGGCGGCTCGCCCAGCACTCCCCCGCTGTCCGGCAGCATCCGGGACAAGATCGTCCAGGCCGCCCGCTCGCAGCTCGGCGTCCACGAGTGGAACAACAACTGCAACCCCTACGGCCCCTGCGAGCCCTGGTGCGCCCTGTTCGCCAGCTGGACCTGGCGGCAGGCCGGCATCAACTTCCACACCGCCTTCAGCGGGGACTTCTACTACTACGGGCGCAACCACGGCACGCTGCACAGCGGCCTGAGCAACCCTCAGCCCGGTGACGCCATCGTCTTCGGCAGCGGTCCGCAGAGCCCCAGCACCAGCACGCACGTCGGCATCATCGAGAAGGCCTACGCAGACGGCACCGTCGACACCATCGAGGGCAACGCCAGCGACCAGGTGATGCGCCGCCACTTCAACCCGGCCACGCGCGGCGCCTACGCCATCGTCTCCCCCTCCGGGGCCTGA